CATCATCGATGAGTGTCATCGTGTTAGCCCAGAGAAAGACAGTCAATATCAGCAACTGCTCACTCACCTAAGATCAAAAAATAGTAGAATGAGATTATTAGGGTTGACAGCGACCCCCTACCGTCTCGATTTAGGTTGGATCTATCGCCATCACTATCACGGGAAAATAGGTAATACTGAAAAACCTGTATTTGAGAAGTGCATATTCGAGCTGCCAATGCGGCCGCTGATCAAACAAGGCTTTCTAAGCCAACCCAAAATGTTTGATGGCCTTAGCGCTCAATACGACTTTAGCGAACTCACCTCATCGCCAACAGGCGAATATAACGAGTCAGAAGTAAACTCACTGCTCAATCACTGCGGCCGTGCAACTACTGCTATTGTTAAGCAACTAATTGAACTGGCAAAACATCGACAGGGCGTGATTATCTTTGCCGCTACGGTCAAACATGCAGAGGAGATAATGGCTAAACTTGCGGGTAATAACCCTGCACTCGTTACCGCCAAGACATCTCGAGAAGACCGAGATCTGCTCATCAATGCCTTTAAAGCTAAGCAGATAAAGTTTCTTGTCAATGTTGCCGTCTTAACCACAGGCTTTGATGCCCCCCACGTTGATCTTATTGCCATAATGCGTCCCACCGCATCGGTAAGCCTTTTCCAACAGATGGTTGGCCGTGGTTTAAGGATTGATAAGAATAAAACTGAATGCCTTATTATTGATTATGCAGCCAACGGCTATGACCTTTTCTATCCTGAAGTCGGTCAACCTAAACCCAATAGCAAATGCAAGCCAGTTCAAGTGCACTGCCCTGTGTGTGATTTTGCCAATATTTTTTGGGGTTTAACCGATGATGATGGCGATATCATTGAGCATTTTGGTAGACGTTGCCAAGCATTAATCGAAACCATTGACGGCAAACAGCAGTGCGATTTTAGATTTCGCTCCAAGTCTTGCCCTAATTGCGGCGAAGAGAATGATATTGCCGCCAAGGTATGTAGCCATTGCCAATCTGTGTTAGTTGATCCTGATAAAAGGCTCAAAGAGGTATTACAACAGAAGCATCATCACCTTTTTAAGTGTCAAAGCATGCTGTTAGAACCTGATGGCGACCGTCTAATTGTGCGCTATATCGATATAGAGGGTAATGACTTTTGTCGCTACTTCAAAATGCAAACAGCGGCTCAAATTAGAGCGGTATTTGCACTGTTTATTTTTCCACATAGTAAAACACCGGGAATGAAACATAAAAAATATAGCTCTGCACAACAACTTGCTGCTGATGAGTCCTGTTTTAGAAAGCCCGACTTATTGTTGTTGAAGAAAAGTAAAAAAGGTTGGGATCTGCTGGAATCTATCTTTGATTACCAAGGCCGCTATCAAACACAACCTTCTGAATTAGAATAAAAATCAGTAATGCGATTAAACCGAGTTTAAATATCGATTAGAACTAATCTCTTGCCTATGTTATAAAGTGTTCAAGCTATTTTAGAGGAATTATTATGTTTGTTGTTATTTTCGGTCGTCCAGGTTGTCCTTATTGTGTTCGTGCAGTACAAGTTGCAGAGCAACTTACTGAAAAACGTGATGATTTCAAGTTTAAATATGTTGATATTCACGCAGAGGGGATCAGCAAAGCCGATTTAGAAAAAACAGTAGGTAAGCCAGTTGAAACCGTTCCGCAGATCTTTGTCGATAAGGACCATGTTGGTGGCTGTACTGAATTTGAGCAGTATGTTAGAAACAACGAATTAATGCCAGCAGCATAATTTAAGCGCTTTAAATAAAAAAGGAGGCTATCGCCTCCTTTTTTGTGGGTAACATTTAATCTAGTTACCTATCTACCCTCGACTAAAGCACATATTTCATTGAGAAAATCACTCGATTTAGCTCACCATCAAGGCCATTTTCTTTGGTGTTCTTAGCATACATATACTCTACGCCCACAGTCAGTGGCTTCACCGGTGAGTATAGTAAGTTGATGTAACCCGAGTAAGAATCTTTGTTAACATTATTACCGATTAAATTGACCTCGTTATCAGCTTTAAAACCTGACCCCGTGATACTAGTACGCCATTTATCATTCCACCAGTGGCGGTAAGAGATGTAGCCACCATATGAGCTTATAGCCTCTATATCACCATTAGCGTCCAACACACCAGCATTGGCATAGTTAAGCGCCATATAACGCCCTAGACCTTCACCATAGGTCGCTGACATTTTAATATCATCTTGCCCAACAGGAATAACACCTGTAAAGCTCACACCATAACCGAATGTCGTTGAGTCTAGATCGTCTTTTTCAATATTAAGCTGTCGTGCTAGCCCGGCAAAGGTAAAGGCTGCTCCACCTTC
The Shewanella sp. KX20019 DNA segment above includes these coding regions:
- a CDS encoding GrxA family glutaredoxin, whose protein sequence is MFVVIFGRPGCPYCVRAVQVAEQLTEKRDDFKFKYVDIHAEGISKADLEKTVGKPVETVPQIFVDKDHVGGCTEFEQYVRNNELMPAA
- a CDS encoding DEAD/DEAH box helicase gives rise to the protein MQLRDYQQQSVDAAISHFKASADSAVLVLPTGAGKSIVIAELARIAKGRVLVLTHVKELVAQNAEKVGLLTTEASIYSAGLNQKSTSGKTVVASIQSAVKQPEQFDEPYSLIIIDECHRVSPEKDSQYQQLLTHLRSKNSRMRLLGLTATPYRLDLGWIYRHHYHGKIGNTEKPVFEKCIFELPMRPLIKQGFLSQPKMFDGLSAQYDFSELTSSPTGEYNESEVNSLLNHCGRATTAIVKQLIELAKHRQGVIIFAATVKHAEEIMAKLAGNNPALVTAKTSREDRDLLINAFKAKQIKFLVNVAVLTTGFDAPHVDLIAIMRPTASVSLFQQMVGRGLRIDKNKTECLIIDYAANGYDLFYPEVGQPKPNSKCKPVQVHCPVCDFANIFWGLTDDDGDIIEHFGRRCQALIETIDGKQQCDFRFRSKSCPNCGEENDIAAKVCSHCQSVLVDPDKRLKEVLQQKHHHLFKCQSMLLEPDGDRLIVRYIDIEGNDFCRYFKMQTAAQIRAVFALFIFPHSKTPGMKHKKYSSAQQLAADESCFRKPDLLLLKKSKKGWDLLESIFDYQGRYQTQPSELE